A region from the Vicia villosa cultivar HV-30 ecotype Madison, WI linkage group LG3, Vvil1.0, whole genome shotgun sequence genome encodes:
- the LOC131655286 gene encoding zinc finger protein ZAT10-like, with the protein MAMEALNSPTTATPFTSFEEPNHSYLDTPWTKGKRSKRSRMDQSSCSEEEYLALCLIMLARSGNNSNNNSTAKQILSDTESAPAPVTTVKLTHKCSVCNKAFSSYQALGGHKASHRKLALMSAAEDQNQTTTTSSAVTTSSASNGGKIKTHDCSICHKSFPTGQALGGHKRCHYEGGVGGGAGSSAVTASEGVGSSHSQHRDFDLNLPAFLDFSKKFLVDDEVSSPLPAAKKPFLFKIEIPHH; encoded by the coding sequence ATGGCTATGGAAGCGCTTAACTCACCAACCACCGCTACTCCTTTCACTTCCTTCGAGGAACCGAATCACAGCTACCTCGATACACCATGGACGAAAGGTAAACGTTCTAAGCGTTCTCGGATGGATCAATCTTCATGCAGTGAAGAAGAGTATCTCGCTCTCTGTCTCATCATGCTCGCTCGCAGCggtaacaacagcaacaacaactccACCGCGAAACAGATTCTATCTGATACTGAATCGGCGCCGGCGCCGGTAACCACCGTTAAACTCACTCACAAATGCTCTGTTTGCAACAAAGCTTTTTCATCTTACCAAGCACTCGGCGGACACAAAGCCAGCCACAGAAAACTCGCGCTTATGTCCGCCGCCGAAGATCAGAATCAGACTACCACCACCTCATCCGCCGTGACTACCAGCTCTGCATCCAACGGAGGTAAAATCAAGACTCACGACTGTTCCATCTGTCACAAATCCTTCCCTACCGGACAGGCTTTGGGTGGACACAAGCGTTGCCACTACGAAGGCGGTGTAGGTGGCGGAGCCGGAAGTAGCGCCGTAACCGCCTCTGAAGGAGTTGGATCCTCTCACAGTCAGCACCGTGATTTTGATCTTAACCTCCCGGCTTTTCTGGACTTTTCAAAGAAGTTTCTCGTGGATGACGAGGTTTCCAGCCCTCTTCCTGCCGCAAAGAAGCCATTTCTATTCAAGATTGAAATTCCTCATCACTGA